TTTTCAGTGAAAGTAAATATTcagatacaatttttttttcctttttggattCTGAAATCTCGGATTCATTTCTTTTATACTTGATGGTGTTTCCAGTAGCTTTTATGGTTACTTCTTATCACTATGTGCAGAAAGTGGTTCTGGTTAGGAACTCTGAGATCTCCTTTGAAAGTGTAATAATCAGTTCGCGTCCTCCGTCGCTTCTCTGGATTTCTGTAAAAATGAAGAGAGAAATTCGTTAGTAACTTGTGGTAAATTGGCGTATTTAGCGATAATCTGAACTACGTATCGATGGACTGTAATAACCGGATCGAAGCCAATCTAGGCATAACTTTGTGGTATTCGCACACGATCAATTAATAAGATTGCCAGGTAGGGCAAGGGATGATGCAGAAAAAGTCAGCAACTAGCTATATCTGAAGATGCTATTAATGACTTCGTTGTTGTTCCTGTTATTTCTGCATTAACAACTTTAGATTCCAGAAGACCTACTGATCGCGCTACTATGGAAGCAGTAGCGAAAAGATCGCTAGAAGATGCGTCTTGGAAGGAAACTTAATCCAGCCGAAAGATGATCGCAAGAAACAGATCGATCTTGGGCTTGTGTGTTTTGTCGTCGTTTGACCGCAAACTGCACAATAATGCTGGAGTGGTTCTCCTCTTTCTTTGAGCTTACGCCCAATCACTTGACTAATGGTAGTATCTGTACAAACAATTAACGAGCTCCTAGTAGGTATGGGATCAAATGGTTTGCCAGCTTTCAATGATATATTTTCTAATATTGTAAGACAAGAAAAGTTTCTTTGATTGTTGAATTGAAGCTCAGACCTCAAAATCGATTTAGTATTTGAAAATGCTATGGTTTCGAAAGTGAGGAAAATATTAGCTGGACACGACCCTTTCCACAATTCTACAGACTTTAAAAGATATTGAAGAAATTTCTTTCGAGTCATGTCTTTTGCACAAGCACACAAAATTTACTGCGCAGAACCACCACGGGTTCATATATTTGTACCAAAGCAAAGCAATTTCAAGCCAAGGACTTTCTACGAAACTAACGATCACGATCCCAAAAGTGATGGAAAGAAAAGAACAAAGCACCTGATTTTCAACAAAGGAATCTTACTTTCCCgaaaaatagaaaaggaaatcgTAGACGACAGGATCAATTCAAATTCTGTCAGGTAGAAAAATGAAGCGAATCCAAGGGATCGATCGTTTTTCAGGATCAAGTTCAAAGAGTCGAGGACACTTTTTCAGATTACACAATATATCTTagagaaaaataggaaaaataatgcttaccatttttttttcatcactgTTCCTGCCACGACGATATGTAGTCGAGAAGTTCTTCGTCCTCTGGTTTGATCGTACTATAGGAATCGTAATGTTCGAATTTGAACTGAGGTTCAGATTGGATGAAACCCGAATTTCCAATTGAGATATCTGAACTATATGACGGGGTGGGTGACGATGATGTTTCTGAGCAAGGAGTTTGCACGGAGAAATGGTCAGGGCTTGTGGTGTAGTATGAGCACGGTGACCCAGAAAGCGGGGGAGATGATGTTTGACTACGAAGTGTACTTGTTGAATCCTGGTCGGTTTCATCCAAAATATCTTGCAGCCTCCGAATGTACTCAACGGCCAAACGCAGTGTATCGACTTTACTCAATTTCTTGCTAGCTCCTCGGCCTCCATTCGTTAATGCATTGATAATTTTATCAGGAATATGTTGGCGTAATGTGGTAAAGCCGTTATTTACTTGCTTTACACGATTTCTCTCACGAGCATTGCGCCGGGCAACGGATGGTGGAGGCTGTCCATATGGCATGTTTGTATAGTTGTATTTTCGCTTGTACTTGGGGGCGGCATCGACGGCACCCACATTGATCCCATTCATCCCCAAGACCGTGCGGTTGTTGTGATTTGGAGGAGCTGGTGCAATATTCGCCTGTTTCACTGAAACTTGCGTTTGGCCCGAATGCTGGTGGGCCAGCTGCGTTTGCTGCGCGATGGGAAGATAGTTTTGGGATGCGATTAGAACACAGTTTTGCGACATTATGTGTAAATTTTGTCCTAGAGTCATATTGCGAACGCACGCACTAGTCATCGGTGACAATGTTTTTCACTTATATTCAGCACGATCACTTCAATTGTAATAATTCTGTCCGTACACAATTCGTCTTCGCACTTTAAAAGTCTTGGCACGACTGAAGTTGTGATAAGGTTGGTCACTACGGTTGCGTTATCCACGCTGATTAGAAGAGTCTTTCAAGAAATTTATTCACACTGATATGAAATGATATGGATTGTAAACagcgaaaaattgaaattgaaactgGATGCAGGCAAGGTGTATCTATACTAGGGATGCTCGAGGTTTGGgtattttaataagttttaaaGGATGGTTACTCCACGGAATCTTATCCCGGAATGAATCCCTTCGTCCTAAACCTTTCTATTTTGTACTTTTTCCCACACAGTTCACGTACAAGTACCATGCGTACCTGTCCTAGGAGGTATCTCAAACCGATCGTGCAGTGATACGAAGATCTCGCCGCGCACATTTTACACATGCATATGCCGGGAAGTTTGAATCCCCACCCCTAACTTCCTATCAGAACCTGCTCCCTACCACTCACTGTGCAGGCCGTACCCTCATAAGGGTACAGGTTGCGAGGTTGTGTGTGAGCATATTGTGCATGTGCAACCTCGATCCGCGGGCGGTATGCGTACATGGGCCGCATAAACCGGTGCGCAAGTCTTTCAAATCCCAACGCACATGCTTACACCGTGCTTGCTCCAATACAAGGGTTCCTGACGGACGGACACAGAAGACTCAgtcgcaacaacaacaacccttAGCACCACGCAACGCTGGCAACAATCGCAAACCATGGAGATCGAGGTTCTTAGCGTGTGCTGTGACCTTATAGCTTCGCGCGCGTGCCGGAGACATGAGCCGCATGTCTTAAGACCCTTGCCTGCAACATTGCTGAACAGTGCATTGGCTGTGGAAACAGGACGGACTCCGCGGAAAGATGCGCATCGAAATAGGATGTAAGAGGTTTGGTTTGCACGGTCGCCAGTTGATTCTCCATTCAAGTTAAAAGATGATCGTGTCGTATAGAATTGCGTTAGGATAGTAAAGTGCCAATGAGGGTTTAAGGGTATATTGTAGGTTTTAGTAGTTGAAGATATTAAATTCGTGATTTCGTGTCGTGGGTGTGGGAAATCTGATGAATTTCTCATCTCTTTCCATAGGCGCTTATGTCATTAGCCCATATGCCGCTTTATGCCTAAATACACAAAAGAAGGAATGCATTAAAACAAATTTGCGATCTGGTCGTCTTAATTAGCTTTGAATGGGTAACATAGGCTGGTCGAAAGCTTCGTTATtctgcgcccaatgtgggcttgATCAGTTTTGTAATtttgcgcccaatgtgggtatgAGCAAATTGGTTATCCTCTCACAAATAAATATAGTCTGAGCGCCTTCCAGTGATTTTTCCAAGTTCTAAAAACCTTGCCGTCTAGGGAAGTCACCCCTTAAGCCATCCTACAATTAGTACTAAAAACTGACCTGCAAACTCCTTAAATCCGGCTCTGGGATGCTGCGAAAATGTACCCACGCACACTATTGTAAAGGAACATGCGTAAAATCCAATTGTATTGTGCTTACGCAGTGATGCAGGTCGCGATGGCATTACGGCGGGGAACATCTCAGACAGGTATCATCACAAGAAGAAGGTTGTTAGTTTCTCCTGGCATTTGCACAGGTAGCATACCCCAATGTGAATAATATGTGGAGCGATCAGAGATCAATTCGTATCGTCTGGTCTGCAAAGGTTCCGAATGGCGAGGATGAGCCCAGTCTGTAATGGATTCGTGGACTCGAGACAAGATCTTGTAGTTTTGTCCCAGACAGTGGACAGTCAACATTGTTGTAGGAATGTAAGACTTGCCCGGAAAAGGACAGATTGAAGAAATTACGAAAAGTTTATCTTGAAGATGTGAATGCAAATGTTTATGATTAGGTGGAATTGGTTTAAAATGAATGTTAGTGATATCATTTGAAATGATAAATCTGTGCCTTTCACTGTTAATGGTGGTTCTGTATGTTCGGTCTTTATTCACTTTTGCTGCATGTTCCAATTGCAATCATAAAAGTACCTTATAATATAATTGATTCTTGTCCTGTAAAAGAAAATCGCAAAATTATTTGAAGCTCATTTGGGGGTAATAATCAATCAACAAGTCAACTTGGGACCAAGAGAACTAGAGTTTGATGGGAACTATTTTTTGGCGAGCAAGCACTAACTTAAGATGTATTATAGCTATTttgagaaaatggaaaaatgaaaaggGAGTGTAATTGTGCTTTTGGTCGCTAGGTATGCATAGGTAAATAGCGTGTTTACTAGAACCAGCAAATATTGAATGAAAGTAGAGACACTAGTTACCCTTATATTGTTGCGGACTTAGCTTTCCTATTCCTGAATGACATAAACTATTTTTGGTTGCACATTAGGCTCCTTAAATGAAATATTGTTCCATAAATTCCTTTGATGTTGGTAGCGCGTTAGATAAAAAGTAATGCAAAAGAATGTAGGGTGTGTTGAAGAAGTAGATCTGATTCCAGTGAATTTCTCAAAGTGCTATTTCAAACAACTAACAAAACGATTGAATAGGTTCATTTTTGGGTGTAAAGCGATTAATGATTTTGttgggggtcatttttgtaagcgAAATGCgaaaattcattattttatttttaatgttgCAATATTTGGTGGAATATCTATAAAAGTGAGTTGCGAATTAAGTGCAATTTTATAAATTGAAGCAGACACGACTGTTTTAATACTATTCACATTTAAAACAAATCTAGGTAATTGATGAATTTTATGGCAGCCTGAACTTAGAGAAACTGCACTCGTTGGCTAAATGGCCGGAAATATTTGATACAATTCGGTGGTTCTATGAGctttcaagaaaaataaaaagcataaGATTAACTTACAAGCAAGCGGTGGTTTAATTATGTGTTACACGAACCTGACCACTAACTTGACGATGCGACCTTAATTggttttattgatattttttgATTAGCAGATAATAATCTATTTTGTAAATTATTGGCGGTTCTCATGATAGCTCATATCTATGCTCCTTCTCTTCTAAGTATTTAGTAGTTACTTCAGATAACTGATATGAAATGATTGAACTGAAACTCGTTTTAACGTAATAAAAGCAAATCGTTTTATTCCTCTTACAAGAACACTTTGAGAGCCACTTACTACTTTCTTCAGGACTTTAACCATTTTTACTCAAGTAAGTCAAAAGCTAAAGTACTGAAAAAGGCTGTAAGTATCTGTCGAAATGCGTAGATATGTATATGAATAATCTAAATTTTTTGTGGAAGGAAAAAAGCTGTGGATTTTTCAagtgaaaagaagaaagaaaggtcTTTGTCTTTTGGCTACAGTTTTCTGATGTTACTGCAAGGAAAAGAAACGATAAttacttcctttttcttt
The DNA window shown above is from Hermetia illucens chromosome 5, iHerIll2.2.curated.20191125, whole genome shotgun sequence and carries:
- the LOC119658373 gene encoding achaete-scute complex protein T3-like, whose translation is MTSACVRNMTLGQNLHIMSQNCVLIASQNYLPIAQQTQLAHQHSGQTQVSVKQANIAPAPPNHNNRTVLGMNGINVGAVDAAPKYKRKYNYTNMPYGQPPPSVARRNARERNRVKQVNNGFTTLRQHIPDKIINALTNGGRGASKKLSKVDTLRLAVEYIRRLQDILDETDQDSTSTLRSQTSSPPLSGSPCSYYTTSPDHFSVQTPCSETSSSPTPSYSSDISIGNSGFIQSEPQFKFEHYDSYSTIKPEDEELLDYISSWQEQ